From the Telopea speciosissima isolate NSW1024214 ecotype Mountain lineage chromosome 9, Tspe_v1, whole genome shotgun sequence genome, the window AAGCTTGAAATATCTTTTGGAACAGCGCGTGAATACTCTCATTCAGCAGAAGTGGCTCACCATACTCATGGGATACGACTATGAAATTAGTTACAAGGCAGGCAAGGAGAATATCATCGCGAATGTTCTTTCACGTATTCCTAGAGTGACCAGCGAATGCCAAGCTATCTCCCAAGTGGTTCCCACATGGCTGTCTGAAATACAACTCAGTTGGGTGGATGATGAGGATGTACAACAGATCATCTCCAAATTATCGATTGATCCGGGGGCAGTCCCACCGTATGAATGGCACGGCGGTTCTCTACGCTATAAGGGTAGATTAGTCATCGGTAAGACCGGCAGCCTTCGCCATACCCTACTTACCAGCTTCCATTCCGATGGATTCGGTGGCCATTCCGGCATCAAGGGTACCACCAATCGGATCAGCCAGTACTTCTATTGGCCACAACTTCCATTAGATGTGAAGCACTTTGTGGAAGAATGTGATAGCTGTCAGCGCAATAAGTCTGAAACAGTGGCCTACCCGGGTCTCCTGCAACCTCTTCCCATCCTGAGCAGAGTGTGGACTGACATATCCATGGACTTCATCACTGGCCTTCCAAGATCTTAAGCCAAGGAAGTCATTTTTGTGGTGGTTGACCGTTTTACAAAATATGCCCATTTCATGGCCCTCGGACACCCTTACACAGCGACCACCGTGGCACAAGCTTTCTTCGACAATGTTTGCAAACTCCATGGGATGCCAACCTCCATCGTTAGTGACCGCGATGCCATATTCACCAGTAAATTTTGGGAGGAGCTCTTCAAGCTGCACGACACTTCCCTTCACCTTAGTTCTGCTTTTCACCCGCAGTCTGATGGGCAAACAGAGATACTTAATAAATGTCTCGAGAATTATCTCCGTTGTATGACAGGTGATCGACCGAAACGTTGGGCACAGTGGCTAACACTTGCTGAATGGTGGTATAATACCTCCTTCCACTCAGCCATCAAGATGTCCCCTTTTGAGGCTTTGTATGGCTTCAAACCCCAGCCCCTGATTATGGGCACAGCTGCTCCTCCTTCAGTTGCCGCTGTAGCTACTCACCTGCAAGACCGCACGCTCATGTTATAGGTGCTCAAACACAACTTAGAGCAGGCCTGTAGCCAAATGAAGCATTTTGTTGATCACCACCGCACCGAGAGGGAATTTCAGGTGGGTGATTGGGTCTACTTGCGTTTACAGCCATATCGTCAGACCACCTTGGCTCTGCGTCAGGATTTCAAGCTGGCTCCTCGTTTCTATGGTCCCTACCAGATCTTGGAAAGGCTCGGCACTGTCGCCTACAAACTTCAGCTACCCCCACACTCTAAGATACACCCTGTTTTTCATGTCTCTCTCCTCAAACACAAACTAGGTCGCACCGTCGTCCCGTCCACATCCCTTCCATATGTAGGCGATGAAGGCCAACTTCTCATGGAACCGGTGGCGGTACTCGACCGGCGCATGGTCAATCGCGACAACAAAGCTGTCACCCAGGTGTTGGTGCAATGGTCAAATATATGCCATTCCTGAGGATGCTACTTGGATTGATTGGCTAGAACTACAGTCTAAATTTTCTGCTTTCAACCCTTGAGACAAGGGTTCTTAAGGGGAGGGGAATGTCAGGATTCGTGGGTGATGGACCTGACCCAGCAGTAGGTTATCCATGACCCGATTGACCCATTGGGTTACCATCTCAACAGCTCTACAGTCTTTCTTTTAGTTCTTCTTCCCGCTTGTTTTGTAACTGACACCGTTAGAGAGGCATGGCGCTGTTGTAGCTCCCTATATAATGGGAGGGAAAATTGTAATCAAATCATCAGAAATATAATACAAACCTGTTTTGGAGGATTCTTCCCTAGAAGGAAGACGATCCAAATTGTTGAGATCTCTTGATTCCTAACATTTACATCTATAGCAGCAACTGTTGCTTGAAGTGGATAACTCCGATCTACAAATATAGGTCCCTTTTTATGTGATAATGTAAATCCGAGAACGCCGAGAagcaaaaaaagaggaaagatcgTGATCCGAAGGATCGACAATTTGACGAGCAGGCAAGTGACTTTGAGGAACGGATTATTGAAGAAGGCTAAGGAGTTAGCGATCCTAGCTCAGGGAAATCCATCCCTGTTTCAGACTTTTTTCTCCTTGCCTTGCCGCTGGTAATAGTCAccggagcaggtgatggtcgcCGGAACCGGAgccatagagggaagaagatgaaatgaaagttttgtcattttatttaattaactaaggggtaaaatggatattcacctttgggtactacctgtgcttaacgtttggagtgtctgtgacattttgaccaagtattgtaagtttatgagatattggatacttttagggggtgtctgtgaaatctTCCCTTATATTTAacataaagttttcctccaccaatAGAGGACGATTCACCCACCATTTTAAGGTTTACAAACCCCTTCTATGGTTTTAGTATATTCTAAAATACATTCTTCATTCCCATtttggagggaaactcggtccttatGTTTATCttattgtgatttttttttctttttgttttcttggcaATGGTCTTTAaatatgagtttttttattttattttttcggtAATCCTCAAAGTATGGGTTCATATCAACCAATACGATTGATATGGTAAAaaaaagtagtttttttttaatccaaaaaaagaCTTTTTTTATTGGAATCAACTCCATAGAGATTGATTTGACCAACCTAAGGATCCAGGTCCTCCACTACCGAGCTGCCCGATAGGATGGTACTGTCGAGACACAACAAGGCACAAGGCGGagaatgactgccttacccttgcccgagcgccttgctcGAGGAGGGGTATATACCGTCTTGCTGTGTCTCGGCAGCACGATCCTACCGGgtagctcgacagtagaggatccaaattgccaaTTTGATCGGTATCGGTGATACTCGTGGCGAATGACGGTCGATACCCACGTTGATACCATGAACTAAACCCATATGAGTcgtaccccaaaaaaaaaaaaactatatgaGAAACCATATAAATGATATAATGTTGGAATTTAATATTAGAAAATATGTTACaaagttttcttcttcaatatcAATTTTGAGATATAATATAAGGAAAATTCTAacgaaaaaaaaacccctacgACTAAATACGTGAGCGCACGAAATTTCCAACCCCACTAAGTTAAACACACCGGGAGAAGACCGAACTAGATGAATCTCGAATCGTTATCCTTTCCTATTATTGTAGAGTGTAGTATTGCATCGTATGACGTAGCAGAGACTATGTGGCACAGCAGATCCCATGTGATGCACATGATCTCTACAGCCGCCgcactgcaccgtgcagtaactgCATAAGATAAAAATCCGGTGAACCCCCTCCTCCCCCAGGTAACACACTTACACACCGAGAGGAGGGATCGCAGGAACTAGAGTTGCAAGTTCAGCCTCCGCCCCCTGCAGACTGCAGGACGACCATGAGGCGAACCTCGAACTAGAGCCCCACGAAGAACGGCAAAATAGTACCCCCCACCCAAAACGCCACTCCCATCTCACCTCCGCACCCTCGCACCCtgtctccctctccctcttcctcctaaCAACAACACACCCTCACACCCTTCCAAGAAAAGCAGAACCCAGCTTCAAGAGCCTGACATGAAAGCAGGCTCGGACCCTTCCCTTCCCTCCATCCACTCCTCCTCCCTTCTCCTCAAGACCCAGAACGCTCGGGTCATAACCGAAACCACAGGCCAAAGAACCCTCCGCCAGACACCCCGTTACTCTACCACTTCACAACTCAGCAGCACAGCAACTGGCGAAAAACCCTTCCTCTGTCTCTCTTCCATAGCTTCAGCTTTAAGTATCAAAGTCCTATTTGGCTATTTTATAGTTTTGCCTCTACAAGAGAAGGGCAAAGTTTCCTAGATGAGGCATTTAGGCAAGCTTGTGTATATTACCCAAATTTCTACCAtgtggcagcttagtaggattcAAATTGCTTATTTTCCATGGCTATCATCTATCAGTTTCACAAAGTTTTAGCGTAATCCAACTTCCCCATATCGAGATGTAAAGCTTCTTCAAGTGGTTGACAATTCAATTTTCACAGCACTCAAAAGACGTCGTTTCTACCTTTAGAATATATTTGGGAATCCAGGTACATGAAAACTCAATTCATTCCTTACCGAATGTTACTTTCTGCTTTTTGTTTCCGTGTTCTTTGTTGAtttcctttagttttttttcttctatttttatttactCCTATTTGATGCTAAATGTATATTTCCTGATTTAATTGGCTTGTATTTATAGACTTTGGATTTCTTTTAACAAGCTTCAAGTTAATAAATGATGCTCATATTTTTTTCCTGTATATTTTTTGctctctttattttaatttgaacTTGTTTGGCAAAGGAGATTAATTGATTTTTCTTTACTATTTCGATGTAATTAGACAAAAGACTGCTAATTGTTCAATCCAATAACCACATCCAATGGTTTAAACCCATCTAAGGAGGCCTAAATATTAAGCTGAAATGAGAGCATAATCAAGCCTTACTATTGAAAAGATGTAGGAGATTGCATAAGGAACCAGATCATCCATGAGAAAAATCTTGAAAAACATTCAGTACCCGTCATGGCATCTTCTATGGACAAAATCTTGAAAGACAGAATTAGTGCCTAGAAAAACCAAAAGTTGAAGAATCTCTTTTGAAAGAAGTGGGGTTAAGGTCCATATAAAATAAGAAACTGAGGATTCATTCaagttggtgaaaaagaaaacaTGTGGGCTAACATGGAAGGGGAAATCAATTACCACAGTATGATTTGTAATTTTGTATTGACACATGAAGAAGTCTATTTTGGATTCAGATTCGCCAcatgagaaagaaaaagtagGCCTAAAAGTCACAAAAGGCATTAAATAATGTCACAAAAGTCTTggcatttcttttttattttttttattttttttcagaatATAGGTCTCAGCATTTCTTACCCTAATTCGAATTGGAAACTCTGGTGATTATGTAGTAGATTATAACTATTTTTGCTCTTTATAATCtgttttcatatataatatctttagaatttcatttttaaaaaaagtttGAAGCAGAAAAATCATGAGATCACCAGAAAGTTTGAGTTTCCCAAGGttcttctctcactctctcgcttttcctttttaattttgaaattccTAACATAAATCTCGCCAGATTAATTGGTGGACgttctttttttacttttctttctcttattccaTTCTTTCAGTTTGGTCTTTCGCATATTCCTTAGATTCTTTTCTTCATTCCATTCCTCCAATTTGGTCTTTGTCTTTCTGTTGTGCAACTTTATTCTCCGGTCCGCAGCCATATCGCTTTAAAgtaatctttcttttcttcattccaTTCTTCCAATTTGGTCTCTGTCTTTCTGTTGTCCCTTAATTCCAGTTTGGTGACAAATGAATGCAAGGGTTTTGAGAGATTTATCATGTATATATTGCTGGTCCTTGATGCCATTTTTAaagagtttgtgtttatttCGAATCAACTCCCAGCTGCCTTGTCCTCCTCACATGAAGTCATGAACTGGAGACCTAATTAATGGCTTGAGAGTTGAGATAAAACATTGCCAGCATTGTGAGATTAGCTTTGCATAGCTGCTCTTTGATGccatcttcaaaatcttccataAATTCAGGGGAGAGATGGCTATGCCTGCTGTAAGCTTTCTAGTTGACAAGTTGGGCAACTTGCTCGTTGATGAAGCAAAAATTCTGAGAGGTATCCGGACAGATGTTCGTGACTTAATGGATGAACTCGAGAGCATCCGTGCCTTCTTGAAGGATGCAGATGCAAGGGGAGAGACGGATGAAGGAGTGAAAATTTGGGTTAAGCAAGTGAGGGATGTAGCTTATGAAATTGAAGATGCCGTTGATGACTTCATGCTTCGCATACATCATCAACAAAAGCCTGGATTTATTGGCTATCTTTGTAAAATTGTTCGCCTctccaaggagtggaaatcaCGGCACCAAATATCTACTGATGTACAGGAAATCAAACGAAGAATCATtggaattaaagaaagaagCCAGAGGTATCGCTTCAGCATTTCAGATCAAGGGTCAAGCTCTGGTGCCAAGCCTGACACATGGCACGATCCTCGAGTCTCTGCCTTGTATGTTGAGGATTCAGGCATTGTCGGTATTGAGAAGCCTCGAGATTATCTGGTCCAATTGCTAGTAGAGGGAGAGTCCAAATGCACAGTGATTTCTGTGGCAGGCATGGGTGGTCTGGGCAAGACCACACTCGTCAAAAAAGTCTATGATGTCCGAAAGGTGCAAGAACACTTTGAATGTCATGCTTGGATCACAGTGTCACAGTCTTTTAAGCCTCAAGAGCTCTTGAAGTCCATGATGAAGCAATTTTACCAAGAAGATGAGGTAGTCCTTAGAGGACTAGATTCCATGGAAGAAGTTCAGCTGGTAAACAAATTAAGGGAGTATTTACAACAGAAAAGGTATGTCATTGTCCTTGATGATGTTTGGACCATAGAATCATGGAACTCTATACAACATGCTTTACCCAGTAATGATTGTGGTAGTAGAGTGGTGATCACAACACGCAACAATGACGTAGCTTCTTATTGCAAAAAGTCAAATTCTAGCCATGTTTACAACCTTAAACCTCTACCTGATACAGAAGGTTTTAGACTATTTTGCAAGACAGCGTTTGCATCAGAGAATTGTCCTTCAGATTTAAAGGACCTGTCTCTTAAAATCCTGAAAAGATGGGAGGGTTTGCCTCTAGCTATTGTAGCTACAGGTGCTCTTTTGGCATTGAAAGATAAGACGAGATTTGAATGGCAAAAATTGCTTGACAATCTTGGCTCTGTGTTCGAAAACAATCCCATTCTAACAAGAATGGCAAAGGTTTTGTCATTGAGTTTCAATGATTTACCTTACcacttgaaattttgtttcttatatttTGGCATCTTCCCAGAAAATTATTCAATCAAGTGTGAGGCTTTTTCGATTGTGGACGGCTGAAGGATTCGTGGGACGGAAAAAAAGATTGACCTTGGAAGAGGTTGCAGAAGATTACCTCAAAGAGCTTGTTCGTAGGAAACTAGTTCAAATTGAAGAAACATATTTGGATGGACGTATTCGAAGTTGTCGAGTACATGATTTTCTACGTGAAATCATTCTTCTGAAGTCGGAGGAGTGGAATTATAATATAGTTCTTGATGAACGAGACACAAATTTGCCAAACAATGTTCGACGTATGTCTGTCCGCAATAATGAAGAAAATGTTCCGAAGAATGCAAATTTCTCCCACATTCGATCTCTTTTGCTCTTTAGGGTTGAAAAATTGCAAGGCTCTTTTACACATACAGTTGTGTCCAACTTCAAGTTGGTGCAAGTATTGGATCTGCAAGACATACCTTTGGAAACTCTTCATGATGAGATTGGCAATCTCATTCACATGAGGTATTTCTGTGTGAGAAATACGAAGATCAAGGCTCTTCCAAACACCATAGGAAAACTTGAATACATagaaactttggatcttagAGGTACTTCTGTTGCTGAAATGCCCATTGGGATCTTCAAGCTCAATCATCTTCGGAATCTTTTAGTTGATCGATTCATTTTCCTTGGTGGTAACAAAACAAAACGAGGATTAAAGGCGCGCAAAGGTATTGGGAATTTAACAAGTCTAGAGAAGCTAGCATTCATAGAAGCAAACCAAGAAGGTGGCAACAACTTGGTTAGAGAGTTGGAGAAGTTAATAGAGCTCAAAAGGTTGGGTATTGTGAGGATAAGAAGAGACGACGTAATGCACCTATGTGCCTCCATTGAAAAGATGAGCCACCTTTGTTCATTGACTATAAAGTCATTGGATGATTACGAGCTTTTAGATTTTGATCATTTGTTGTCACCTCCCAGGTCTCTTCAACGTCTGTATCTGGATTCTCCTCTTGAGAGATTGCCAAACTGGATTGTGTCACTTGATAGTCTTGTCAAACTTCGTTTAGGCACATCAAGGTTAAAAGACAATCCCATTGGAAGCCTTCGTGTGTTACATAATCTAGTGGACTTGATTCTTCATGCAGAATCATACGACGGAGATGAGATGCTCATAGAGGCAGGAGGGTTTGACAGACTTAAGGTATTTCGTCTTATTGGACAAGAGAGACTGACTATTTTGAGAGTGGAAGAAGGTGCAATGCCTGTATTGGAAGACATAAGAATCGAAGGATGCAAGCAATTATGCAGAGCTCCAGAAGGGATTCAACATTTTTCCAATCTGAAATATCTTTGCTTTGTTGACATGCCCCCAGAATTCGAGCTCAGTATaatgcctcttcttcttctgtatttTGAAGAACGTATGCTGAGTGAGAAATTGCCAAATGCCTATTTTAGTCGTAAGCATGAAGGACGCCGTGTTCGTTATTCTGCAATGGATGTAGCACTCGCTTTCAGACGTCGTTCAGGGGAGCAATCCCAATTTGCACCAAAGCATTTTTTTGGTGAGTATGGGTTCTTTTTTTGTCTACATAAAAACAGGATACCATATACATACTTTTTGTCCTACCACTTGTTACACTAGCACAATTGGTTTCTTCTTGGTTTTTGCAGTTGTTACTATTACTTTTCGTTTTGTGAAGAAAGTTgtttcattaattaaaaaattaggtCTCCTCATTTGGGTCACAATTGTTTATGATATTCTGTCATTGTCACCAATCCATGTGGTAAAGAAGGTTGTGATATAAAATTTCATATCATATTAATAAAGTTAATAAAATTTGACGTGTGAGATGGGTGTGCGTGTGTGTTCTACATGCAATTACTCACATTCATTTCTTTAATGTCTGCCATATGGAAGGGATGAAACTGTGTGAGGGTGACaataaaatcacaaacccttatGAGCAATCTTTTCCCTTCACTACTTTGATAAAACTAGAGCGATCACTCTAAAAGTTTGGTCCATGCATCATTTATGACAGAAATGATTCGGCAAAATCTACTGGATGAGCGAATGGCCAAAGCTGAGCTTTTTGAGTGTGGAGGTGAAAGCAGTACTGTGGATTCACTACCGCCACAATATCTTTTTCTCAGGAGTGTTGATACCACGGTATTTATCTGTTGCCTTTACTCCCGTGAGTCCTAATTTGTGAAGTGAGCTAGCCATTGTTATTTATGCATGGGTATAGCTGTATAGGTGATTATTAGAATACAAAGCATAGCTATATGTATCATGTTCATGTAATTTCATCTGTGTTCACAAATTAACCTAAACCCTCTGTATCAAACACCCTAAGGAAGTGTGATATGTATGTAGAAACACAAGGGGTACTCACAGAAATACCCTTGAGAGCTTTCTCCTCCAACTTCCATTTTTTTGATGAAGTGTATAGTAGAGGAGTTTGGATCCTCTGAGGCCAATACTACAAAGAACACCTTATACAAGAAACTTGAATTGAAGTTCATTACTGCCATATGGAGGATTGATATCATTATTCATGGCATTATTGTGGATCTACTTGCATCATATTACAGTTCTAACTTTCTGTTTTATGGTTTAATTATATTATCCATCTATGGTTTTCTATACAGGAATGAACTCCATCAGAACTTGTAAAATCAGGGCTTTGATCTGATGATTGATGGCCAGTGGGGGAGCATTTCAGAATGTGGCATCTGGTCCTCTTATGAATTTTATTACAGTGTGTTTGGTTCCATTTCTTTGttgaaacttaaaaggaaaatataatGAATCCATGATGTGAAAACTGAATTCGATATTTATCTAACTGTTTGTTATGTTTTTGTTGTCTTGCTCTTTGTGGATTCTCATACCTCTTCCgtccttcccttctttttaattACACATGTTTGATGCCATATGAATGCTTTCCGGTTAAAGTGGTTCTGATTTGTGTTTACTGGCTTTAGATTGACTttgtttttggatgatttttattttttgctgcaaaaaataattgaagtttcttttttcctttatttgaaAGATAATGGGATTATGAAATCAACCTATGACTTGCCTTTGGTAGTTTATTGGGGAAAAAAGTTTGAAAGAAATTAACTGATTAAAAATTGGAGAAAAGTtttttgtgggggagtgtgCGCCCTGCGCCTAGTTATATGTGTGTATGAGGGAGGAGATGAAATGACTACTCTGCCCTCATGAATGACGATAATGACCGCCCTATTGATGCTGCCACAtgctctcccattggccctcATGCACGTGCCAAGGCCATGCTCATGCTCCTCATAGAGAGAACTGTtgccctaaaaaaaatttacagacAAAAGAAAGTTGGTCTGTAGTACAAGATAACTCCACAACTTAATTTTGCCAAGTGGGCAAATTCAAACCATTGGATGTTATCTAATTTGGGGCTAAAAATTAATCTAGAATCTACTAGCAATAAAGCTAGAAAATGCTATTTTATACGGTTCACAAGAAATCAAAAAAATGTTTAACGGTATGAATTTGAATCCATGTTTGACAATAAATAATAGGGAAAATATCTATctcctcccctctaagtttgcctaatatcaagttggtacccaagttttgaaaaatatctacccctcccctactttataaagattatatcaaccgtaccctaacccTTGAAATCTACCATTAATTGATGATGTGGATAGGGCCAAtttatctaaaaccccaaattacccttaatttttcttaattccatttttacccATCCAATCCTTCACTCGAAGCACCGGCTGCcgctccttcttcctcttctaattCTCCTTCTCGTGCGGACTCTATCACAAGGGGTGGCCGTGCTGTGCGTGAAGCAGCCTACAGGGCTTTAGCCATAGCGGCCAAGGGACGAACGAGGTGGAGCAGAGCTATCCTGAAGAGCCGTCTCAAGTTGAAATTCAAGAGGAGGATACAGAGGGTGGCGGCCGTCGCCGGCGACAACCCATCGAAGCGACGAGGAGTCAGCGTCATTGGATTGAacttgaagagaagaagagatcgaCAGGGGCTCAGGTGCAGCGAAAAATTCTGTTGTTCGGTTGGGGAATTCCATCTCATTTGGTTCTGATTCTGGCTCTACCTTGGGTTCgagagtttcttcttcttccttctggaCTCTATGGATCTATCGGAATTCGTTGCGAGATTTAAGATCAGAGGCGACTCCATGTAAATCAATCTTCAAAATTCTGGTGTGGGATATGAAGATCCTATCAAGGAGATTCTGGCGATTCAAGAGGAAGAATCTGAATATTTCGATATGGGAATCCTCCTTTCCAGCcggacggagaagaagaaggttataAAACCTGCAACAAACCGAAAAAAGAAGTGAAATTGTTAGAAACTatagaagggagagaagaaaaagagaaggaagaatttggttaaaataacaaaattataGCTTGATATCTACCAATCAGAGGAATCGTTTGGGGTTGGGCACACACAAAAGCAATTCCAAGATTTGAAGATTTGTGATCGGAATAGTGATGGACACAAAACTAAATCACAGGAAACCTCCTTAAATTCGATTCAGAAATCAAATAATGAACCTAGTAAGATAGAGAGACTAAAGACAAGGACAAGGTAGaagcttttatttcttttttcctctcctgGGAAACCAATTCGATGGTTTTTTTGTAGTTACCTGTCTCAATGATAATCGTAAGCGCGTCACATCCACCGGATCGCCGAAGAACCGAGTCAATCGACACAAGAGAAAAGATTTAACTGATTGAGAGAAGAACAGGGTAGGGGGTAGGTGTGGCGTTTGCAGGGTGCAAAGAGCAGAGGAAGAGACTAGCTAGGGAGAGGACGAAGAAGCATAGATGTTgtgaagagaaagggaagaaagacGAAATAGAGGGAGTGAGTGTTTCAGATTTGGGATttctaattcagtttttaaaagaTTACTAATTAAGGGAATATATAACTACTAATTATTATGGATTCAAGTGTTAAATGTTGGAGTGTTGGTggcttgttttctttttcccccttttctctctcgattttatttatggaaaaaaCAGAGAGCATTCACCTTGTGTTGCTCGAATGGAAAGCAAGATCTCTAAGCTGGTTTGGTTGagctgatcattggagatttgGAGGAAGTATATGCCTCTTCTTTCAGCTGCAAGAGCTGAATGGGTTTCGGCGGTGGTGGTAGTGCTAGTGGTGGTGGATCGGTAGTGGCAGCGGCAgcggtggcgatgatggtggtgctggcagaagaagaagaagaagaaacaacgcacagagaagagaaagatttCTGTAATCAAAAGAAGGACAAGTGTTAAATGTTGGAATGTTGGTGGCGTgtcttctttctcccccttttctctctcgaTTTGGTTTTTGCCTTTTAACTCAACATAAAAGGGTAATACAGTCTTTTCATAAGCAAGGGAGAAAGACATGCttcaatagatattaaaaagggtaaatttgtcTTTACACTTATTTTTTTAACAGCGTTTAACAGTTAGGGTATgattgatataatctttataaagtaggggagggggtaaatatttttcaaaacttgggtactggattgatattaggcaaacttagaggggagggggtagatatttttcctAAATAATAAATAGAGTGAGTACCCCAA encodes:
- the LOC122639582 gene encoding disease resistance protein RPM1-like; the protein is MAMPAVSFLVDKLGNLLVDEAKILRGIRTDVRDLMDELESIRAFLKDADARGETDEGVKIWVKQVRDVAYEIEDAVDDFMLRIHHQQKPGFIGYLCKIVRLSKEWKSRHQISTDVQEIKRRIIGIKERSQRYRFSISDQGSSSGAKPDTWHDPRVSALYVEDSGIVGIEKPRDYLVQLLVEGESKCTVISVAGMGGLGKTTLVKKVYDVRKVQEHFECHAWITVSQSFKPQELLKSMMKQFYQEDEVVLRGLDSMEEVQLVNKLREYLQQKRYVIVLDDVWTIESWNSIQHALPSNDCGSRVVITTRNNDVASYCKKSNSSHVYNLKPLPDTEGFRLFCKTAFASENCPSDLKDLSLKILKRWEGLPLAIVATGALLALKDKTRFEWQKLLDNLGSVFENNPILTRMAKVLSLSFNDLPYHLKFCFLYFGIFPENYSIKCEAFSIVDG
- the LOC122639126 gene encoding disease resistance protein RPM1-like, encoding MSVRNNEENVPKNANFSHIRSLLLFRVEKLQGSFTHTVVSNFKLVQVLDLQDIPLETLHDEIGNLIHMRYFCVRNTKIKALPNTIGKLEYIETLDLRGTSVAEMPIGIFKLNHLRNLLVDRFIFLGGNKTKRGLKARKGIGNLTSLEKLAFIEANQEGGNNLVRELEKLIELKRLGIVRIRRDDVMHLCASIEKMSHLCSLTIKSLDDYELLDFDHLLSPPRSLQRLYLDSPLERLPNWIVSLDSLVKLRLGTSRLKDNPIGSLRVLHNLVDLILHAESYDGDEMLIEAGGFDRLKVFRLIGQERLTILRVEEGAMPVLEDIRIEGCKQLCRAPEGIQHFSNLKYLCFVDMPPEFELSIMPLLLLYFEERMLSEKLPNAYFSRKHEGRRVRYSAMDVALAFRRRSGEQSQFAPKHFFVVTITFRFVKKVVSLIKKLGLLIWVTIVYDILSLSPIHVVKKVVI